One genomic region from Leptospira tipperaryensis encodes:
- a CDS encoding sensor histidine kinase, which produces MEPIPITEERYGLLFELSRDGLAVHSEGKILRANQALLKMLGYDSSDEMVGKPVLQFVHHRSQNVVKERIHKMNQEGAGVGILEEEFIRKDGSTLIVEVLATAFFENGRQYVQVIVRDINSRKRAELELERLRSKLQVTRDRLLGVIEGTKDSICAVDINFRVIAFNSSFELNFWKLYGKKIEEGNLLPDLILDPLERSVVIENWSRALRGEVYTTERTMRGFVQDVAILEISYSSIRDASHNLIGATQIIRDITERKRGEEKLKKTLEEKEVMLKEIHHRVKNNLQVVASLLGLQAEHSENEKISQILRECERRIQSMALIHKELYQSENITKIDFYDYLNTLLVSLLHSFGKEKKVEFRISSKPNFVSIETAIPLGLIVNELVTNSLKYAFQNEKQGMISVKLRSDNGEAILEVCDDGIGMPENFDLSKSESLGLKLVEILSRQLRGKSMFLPPVDGKGTRFQVQFKV; this is translated from the coding sequence ATGGAACCAATCCCCATTACAGAAGAACGTTACGGACTCCTCTTTGAACTTTCTCGGGACGGGCTCGCCGTCCACTCCGAAGGCAAAATTCTTAGGGCAAATCAAGCGCTTCTGAAAATGCTGGGCTACGATTCTTCAGACGAGATGGTCGGAAAACCGGTGCTTCAATTTGTGCACCATAGATCGCAAAATGTGGTCAAAGAACGAATTCATAAAATGAACCAAGAAGGCGCGGGTGTGGGAATTCTTGAAGAAGAATTTATCCGCAAGGACGGTTCCACTCTGATTGTGGAAGTGCTCGCGACCGCCTTTTTTGAAAACGGACGTCAGTATGTTCAAGTCATTGTAAGAGATATCAATTCCAGAAAACGAGCGGAGCTGGAACTCGAAAGATTACGATCCAAACTTCAAGTCACTCGGGATCGATTGCTCGGTGTCATCGAGGGAACCAAAGATTCCATCTGCGCGGTGGACATCAACTTCCGCGTGATCGCATTCAATTCTTCTTTTGAATTAAATTTTTGGAAACTCTACGGTAAAAAGATAGAAGAGGGGAATTTGTTACCCGATCTGATCTTAGATCCCTTGGAAAGAAGCGTCGTCATAGAAAACTGGAGCCGCGCCTTACGCGGAGAAGTTTATACCACGGAGAGGACTATGCGAGGTTTTGTTCAGGACGTCGCAATATTAGAAATCAGTTATAGTTCGATTCGGGACGCTTCGCATAACTTGATCGGTGCGACCCAGATCATTCGAGATATCACCGAAAGAAAACGAGGCGAAGAAAAACTCAAAAAAACCCTGGAAGAAAAAGAAGTGATGTTGAAGGAGATTCATCATCGTGTAAAAAACAATCTTCAGGTCGTCGCGAGTCTTTTGGGATTACAGGCGGAACATTCCGAAAACGAAAAGATCTCGCAGATCCTTCGGGAATGCGAACGTAGAATTCAGTCTATGGCTCTGATTCATAAGGAACTCTATCAATCCGAGAATATTACAAAAATTGATTTTTATGATTACCTAAATACTTTGCTCGTCAGTCTTTTGCATTCTTTCGGAAAGGAAAAAAAAGTGGAGTTTAGAATTTCTTCCAAACCGAATTTTGTTTCCATAGAAACCGCGATTCCACTCGGACTGATCGTTAACGAGCTCGTGACAAATTCTTTGAAATACGCATTCCAAAATGAAAAACAGGGAATGATCTCTGTCAAACTCAGATCGGATAACGGGGAAGCGATATTGGAAGTCTGCGACGACGGAATCGGAATGCCTGAAAATTTTGATCTTTCCAAATCGGAATCTCTGGGCTTAAAGCTCGTCGAAATTCTTTCCAGACAACTCAGAGGAAAATCAATGTTTTTACCTCCCGTAGACGGAAAGGGAACTCGGTTTCAGGTCCAGTTTAAAGTTTAA
- a CDS encoding response regulator translates to MTPFGSDTNFLLLNSLGETVTWRLDHRWEEFSENLKKGVRPADWAWVQPKEWISFWKTAETSENSGSSQELQCRTKEGNPLSVSLEIFRVENGHKLLILSQNGLTEESKTPSIFLEDAELRAMIFQRSANAIFLLDPETGAIIENNQTALQSFGTESASDFRGTFFTSLLVDGFSLLDYQSMRNRASEGESYTWEVEFKTFDQRTFWGSASFRTLTSSLHKIILVQIKDITEKINARKSLIEQSVKIAEHEANLNAVIENSEAMIWSINKNYEILIFNSSFKREIQKYYHFEIVPGFKILELASIPEEIQKWKEYYDRAFSGERFQITRTRSFEETTTFLETSFYPIKNSLGDIAGVSAVSVDITEKKLAEEKFKLLFEHSSEPHVLYDESGIFECNPATLNILRCEDKNLILGKHPSYFSTDKQPDETETIARRRGAYTFERNYRRFNGEEFPTEITLTPMKIHQKPAFLAVWHEITERKVYEDSLKRAKETAEAASKAKSDFLAMMSHEIRTPLNGVIGTVSLLEDTSLNLEQKEYLDIIKSSGQNLLILLNDILDLSRIESGQLKLEMQPVSPQKLSEEVCNLFRPMAEEKGLIVESKISSLVPNWIISDPYRLRQILMNLLGNSIKFTEKGRIILFVEAEKFPNEKLRIIFRLQDTGIGIPEEKLELLFKAFSQVDSSTTRRYGGSGLGLTISKKLAELMKGEIIVKSQLGRGSEFTLSIISEKLDYKIPVGVLELHSKNLAKIAIVSIQDYALKEQIKKFCERNGFSVKLARTAKEVIRIISEEERIGIFLTDLNLPDMNLPEILDELKNQTPNIKLTIILFMETELQNSYHHVTQGLFNRPGFKIFMMFKPILLDELSKIFEKAFPTRISKEEQTSGDKEKKLSERIPLKILLVEDNVINQKIAIRLLSKLGYSVDTANNGVEALSSLKSQSYQLIFMDIQMPEMDGFETTQNIRKNFTNPNPIIVAMTANAMEGDKEKCIDAGMDAYIAKPIQIQDLESTIAHLFQS, encoded by the coding sequence ATGACTCCTTTCGGATCCGACACAAACTTTTTACTCCTCAATTCCCTGGGCGAAACCGTTACTTGGCGTTTAGACCATCGTTGGGAGGAATTCTCAGAGAATTTAAAGAAGGGCGTGAGGCCCGCAGATTGGGCCTGGGTTCAGCCGAAAGAATGGATCTCCTTTTGGAAGACGGCGGAAACAAGTGAGAATTCCGGATCGTCCCAAGAGCTACAGTGCCGCACAAAGGAAGGAAATCCATTGAGCGTCTCTCTCGAAATTTTTCGGGTAGAAAACGGACACAAACTCCTCATTCTTTCCCAAAACGGTTTAACAGAAGAATCAAAGACTCCGAGTATTTTTTTGGAGGACGCAGAACTCAGGGCGATGATCTTTCAAAGATCGGCTAACGCGATTTTTCTTTTGGATCCGGAAACCGGCGCTATAATTGAAAACAACCAAACCGCTCTTCAGTCCTTCGGAACCGAATCCGCTTCCGATTTCCGGGGAACTTTTTTTACTTCCCTTCTCGTAGACGGCTTTTCGCTGTTAGACTATCAGTCCATGCGGAATCGAGCTTCGGAAGGAGAATCTTATACCTGGGAGGTGGAGTTTAAAACTTTTGATCAAAGGACATTTTGGGGAAGCGCTTCGTTCCGGACTTTAACCTCCAGCCTTCACAAGATCATTCTAGTCCAGATCAAGGATATTACTGAAAAAATCAACGCTCGTAAATCCCTCATCGAACAATCCGTAAAAATCGCGGAACACGAAGCCAATCTAAACGCGGTCATCGAAAACTCGGAAGCGATGATCTGGTCGATCAATAAAAATTATGAAATTCTTATATTCAATTCTTCTTTCAAAAGAGAAATACAGAAATACTACCATTTTGAAATCGTTCCCGGTTTCAAAATACTCGAGTTAGCGTCCATTCCGGAAGAAATTCAGAAATGGAAAGAATACTACGATCGCGCATTTTCAGGAGAACGATTTCAGATCACAAGGACCAGATCCTTTGAAGAAACTACGACGTTTTTGGAAACTTCGTTTTATCCTATCAAAAATTCTTTGGGCGATATCGCGGGAGTGAGCGCGGTTTCCGTGGATATCACGGAAAAAAAATTAGCGGAAGAAAAGTTCAAACTCCTTTTCGAACATTCGAGCGAACCTCACGTATTGTATGACGAATCAGGAATTTTCGAATGTAATCCGGCTACATTGAACATACTTCGCTGCGAGGATAAAAACCTTATCCTCGGAAAACATCCTTCCTATTTTTCGACCGACAAACAACCCGACGAAACTGAAACGATCGCCCGCAGAAGAGGAGCCTACACGTTTGAAAGAAATTACAGACGTTTTAATGGAGAAGAATTCCCGACCGAAATCACTCTGACTCCGATGAAGATCCATCAGAAACCTGCGTTCCTCGCGGTATGGCACGAGATTACGGAAAGAAAAGTATATGAGGATTCTCTAAAGCGTGCCAAGGAAACCGCCGAAGCCGCGTCCAAAGCAAAGTCCGACTTTTTGGCGATGATGAGTCACGAAATTCGAACCCCCTTAAACGGAGTCATCGGAACCGTAAGTCTTTTGGAAGACACGTCCCTCAACTTGGAACAAAAAGAATATCTGGATATCATCAAGTCGAGCGGACAAAATCTTTTGATTTTATTAAACGACATCCTAGACCTATCTCGAATCGAATCTGGACAACTCAAACTGGAGATGCAACCCGTTTCTCCTCAAAAACTCAGCGAAGAGGTTTGTAATCTTTTCCGTCCTATGGCAGAGGAAAAAGGATTAATAGTCGAATCCAAAATTTCGTCTCTGGTTCCTAACTGGATCATCTCCGATCCTTATCGACTCAGACAGATTCTTATGAATCTCCTAGGAAACTCGATTAAGTTTACTGAAAAAGGAAGAATCATTCTCTTTGTAGAAGCCGAAAAATTTCCGAACGAAAAACTTAGAATCATCTTTCGTCTTCAGGATACGGGCATCGGAATTCCGGAAGAAAAATTAGAACTTCTATTCAAAGCGTTTAGCCAGGTTGATTCTTCCACCACAAGAAGATACGGAGGTTCCGGACTGGGACTTACGATCAGCAAAAAATTGGCGGAGCTAATGAAAGGCGAGATCATCGTCAAAAGTCAACTAGGACGAGGATCGGAGTTCACCCTCTCCATCATCAGCGAAAAGTTAGATTATAAAATCCCGGTCGGTGTTTTGGAATTACATTCGAAAAACCTGGCAAAGATCGCCATCGTTTCGATCCAAGATTATGCGCTCAAAGAACAGATCAAAAAATTCTGCGAAAGAAACGGTTTCTCCGTCAAACTCGCTCGTACCGCAAAGGAAGTGATCCGTATCATCTCCGAGGAAGAAAGAATCGGAATCTTTCTCACCGATCTAAATCTTCCCGACATGAATCTTCCTGAAATTTTGGACGAACTCAAAAACCAAACTCCAAACATTAAACTTACGATTATTCTTTTTATGGAGACCGAACTACAAAATTCTTATCATCACGTAACGCAGGGGCTTTTCAACCGTCCCGGTTTTAAAATATTCATGATGTTTAAACCGATTCTTTTGGACGAACTCAGTAAAATTTTCGAAAAAGCCTTCCCCACTCGAATTTCAAAAGAAGAACAAACGAGTGGCGATAAGGAAAAAAAACTCTCAGAAAGAATTCCTCTGAAAATTCTTTTGGTGGAAGATAACGTGATCAATCAAAAGATCGCGATCCGACTCTTGAGTAAATTGGGATATTCCGTGGACACTGCAAACAACGGAGTTGAGGCCTTATCGAGTTTAAAAAGTCAGTCGTATCAGTTGATTTTTATGGATATCCAAATGCCCGAAATGGACGGTTTCGAAACGACTCAGAATATCAGAAAGAATTTTACAAATCCGAATCCTATAATCGTTGCAATGACGGCTAACGCGATGGAAGGAGACAAGGAAAAGTGTATCGACGCAGGCATGGACGCCTACATCGCAAAACCGATTCAAATTCAAGATCTTGAATCTACGATCGCGCACCTATTTCAGTCCTGA
- a CDS encoding alpha/beta fold hydrolase: protein MKTNPSARLFSRFAITLLLFFTVSISIPSCSSALVSSALYYERYQSNLEKKEVQVGSYKWTYLEGGKGETILLIHGFGGDKDNWTRFVRTLTGSYRVVIPDLPGFGENDRKQEDEYSILTQVGRLDEFSKAIGLSKFHIIGNSMGGSISGVYTATYPDKILTLGLLDSAGVKSPIQSELSVHLSKGKNPLVANNEEEFDFLMNFIFVKPPTIPSFLKGYFADKSIRNREFNEKIYKEIRTQMSALEDRMKLIHARTLIVWGDTDRVIHISSSDVLLKGIQSSTRVILKDCGHSPMLERPTETAEVYAKFLKGEADLSSGLK, encoded by the coding sequence ATGAAAACTAACCCTTCCGCGCGTCTTTTCTCCCGCTTCGCGATCACCCTCCTTCTGTTTTTTACCGTTTCGATATCGATACCTTCCTGTTCGAGCGCTCTTGTTTCTTCGGCTCTTTACTACGAACGTTATCAATCCAACTTAGAAAAAAAAGAAGTTCAAGTTGGTTCTTACAAATGGACATATCTCGAAGGTGGTAAGGGAGAAACGATTCTTTTAATCCATGGATTCGGCGGTGATAAGGACAATTGGACCCGGTTTGTAAGAACTCTTACTGGATCGTATCGCGTCGTCATTCCAGACCTTCCGGGTTTTGGAGAAAATGATCGAAAGCAGGAAGACGAGTATTCCATTCTGACCCAGGTAGGTCGTTTGGATGAGTTTTCAAAAGCGATCGGTCTGAGTAAGTTTCATATCATCGGTAACTCTATGGGAGGTTCGATCTCGGGAGTTTATACGGCCACGTATCCGGATAAGATTCTAACTCTCGGCCTTTTGGATTCCGCGGGTGTGAAGTCGCCGATTCAGAGCGAGCTTTCGGTTCACCTTTCCAAAGGAAAAAATCCTCTCGTTGCCAACAACGAAGAAGAATTTGATTTTCTTATGAACTTTATCTTTGTAAAACCGCCTACGATTCCTTCTTTTTTAAAAGGATATTTTGCGGATAAGTCGATCCGCAATCGGGAGTTTAACGAAAAGATCTATAAAGAAATACGCACTCAAATGTCCGCGCTTGAAGATAGGATGAAACTGATACATGCAAGAACCTTAATTGTCTGGGGCGACACGGATCGAGTGATTCATATCAGCTCTTCCGACGTTTTGCTAAAAGGAATTCAGAGTTCTACCCGAGTGATTCTAAAGGATTGCGGACACAGTCCTATGTTGGAAAGACCGACCGAAACCGCGGAGGTATATGCGAAATTTTTAAAAGGAGAGGCTGACCTATCTTCAGGACTGAAATAG
- a CDS encoding ABC-F family ATP-binding cassette domain-containing protein, which translates to MNLISVDKISKEIGDKVLFNQISFGVNEGEKIGILGINGSGKSTLLKMLAGLDVPDSGQILKNKILQIAVLSQSPVYQPEHTILEHIFSSKSPILGTIRAYEDLCEQLGSGDPEVEREYERIMQEMDRLGAWELEAWFRSLLKELDLPDLSLKMNSLSGGMLKKVALVQTLIEESNLLVLDEPTNHLDVDTIVWLQDYLTETKKAVLLVTHDRYFLEEVTDRIIELENGNLFSFPGNFGFYLEKKAEAEIIKEKTDHKEKRFLKKELEWLRRQPKARGTKQKGRTDRALEVMNRKKTGKEIVLDFSVSGRRLGKKILELKNLTKSYKSPLIGGFSYTFKNGERIGIVGPNGAGKSTLLNLITGRDTPDSGDVSVGMNTSFGYFDQVSRELSGDMRVIEYIKKECGVSVKMSDGSILSAADMLDLFLFDGRLQANFIKNLSGGEKRRLYLVSILMSNPNFLILDEPTNDLDIRTLSVLEEFLSEYGGCILVVSHDRYFMDRTVDYLFVFEGNGVIEKFPGNYSEYLEYKNYVNKQKDKKNPEIEIKETEVEKPKAVKKGLNFQQKKELDSLEQEIASLEKEEQGLTKILQSGNGKPEDLVISGNRLTEIHSTLPAKLERWEELQNLL; encoded by the coding sequence ATGAATTTAATTTCCGTAGATAAGATCTCAAAAGAGATCGGCGATAAAGTCCTTTTTAATCAAATCAGTTTTGGCGTTAACGAAGGAGAAAAGATCGGAATTTTAGGAATCAACGGTTCCGGAAAATCGACTCTTCTCAAAATGCTCGCGGGTCTGGACGTTCCGGATTCCGGTCAAATTCTCAAAAACAAAATTCTCCAGATCGCGGTTCTTTCGCAATCTCCCGTTTATCAACCCGAACATACGATCTTAGAACATATCTTTTCCAGCAAAAGTCCGATACTCGGAACGATTCGCGCCTATGAAGATCTTTGCGAACAACTCGGCTCGGGAGATCCCGAGGTCGAAAGAGAATACGAAAGAATCATGCAAGAGATGGATCGACTCGGCGCCTGGGAATTGGAGGCTTGGTTTCGTTCTCTTTTAAAGGAATTGGATCTCCCCGATCTTTCCTTGAAGATGAATTCTCTCTCCGGAGGAATGCTCAAAAAAGTCGCTCTCGTTCAAACCCTCATCGAAGAATCCAATCTTCTCGTCTTGGACGAACCGACCAACCACTTGGACGTCGATACGATTGTCTGGCTTCAGGATTATTTGACCGAAACAAAAAAGGCGGTCTTACTCGTAACTCACGATCGTTATTTTTTGGAAGAGGTAACGGATCGAATCATAGAACTTGAGAATGGAAATTTATTTTCATTTCCGGGTAACTTCGGTTTCTATTTGGAAAAAAAAGCCGAGGCCGAAATCATAAAAGAAAAAACCGATCACAAGGAAAAACGATTTCTCAAAAAAGAATTGGAATGGTTGCGAAGACAACCAAAAGCGAGAGGAACCAAACAAAAAGGCAGAACCGATCGCGCTCTCGAAGTGATGAATCGCAAAAAAACCGGAAAAGAAATCGTTTTGGATTTTTCAGTTTCCGGAAGAAGGCTTGGTAAAAAAATTCTTGAATTAAAGAATCTGACCAAGTCCTACAAATCTCCTCTGATCGGAGGCTTTTCTTATACGTTTAAGAATGGAGAACGAATCGGAATCGTAGGTCCGAACGGAGCGGGAAAGTCTACGTTACTCAATCTTATTACTGGAAGAGACACGCCGGACTCGGGAGACGTCAGCGTCGGAATGAATACGAGTTTCGGTTATTTCGATCAGGTTTCTCGGGAATTGTCCGGCGACATGCGTGTGATCGAATACATCAAAAAAGAATGCGGAGTTTCCGTGAAGATGAGCGACGGTTCGATCTTGAGCGCTGCCGATATGCTCGATCTTTTTCTTTTTGACGGAAGACTCCAAGCAAACTTTATCAAGAATTTATCGGGCGGAGAAAAGAGAAGGCTCTATCTCGTTTCCATTCTGATGAGCAATCCGAATTTTCTGATTCTCGACGAACCTACCAACGATCTGGATATACGTACACTTTCCGTTTTGGAAGAATTTCTTTCCGAATACGGAGGTTGTATTTTGGTAGTTTCTCACGATCGATATTTTATGGATAGAACGGTGGATTATCTTTTTGTATTCGAGGGAAACGGGGTGATCGAAAAATTTCCCGGTAACTATTCCGAATATTTGGAATATAAGAATTATGTAAATAAGCAGAAAGACAAAAAAAATCCGGAAATCGAAATCAAAGAAACCGAGGTTGAAAAACCGAAAGCGGTTAAAAAGGGACTCAATTTTCAACAAAAGAAGGAATTGGACTCCTTGGAGCAAGAGATCGCTTCCTTAGAAAAAGAGGAACAAGGTCTGACAAAAATTCTTCAATCCGGAAACGGAAAACCGGAGGACCTCGTAATCTCCGGAAATCGACTCACCGAAATTCATTCGACCCTTCCCGCAAAACTGGAACGCTGGGAAGAATTACAAAACCTACTCTAA
- a CDS encoding cyclic nucleotide-binding domain-containing protein — protein sequence MQHTKEEILKQIYLFSNFTEDELSSIAEKTEYKVYEQGDAIFHEGNEAKAFFVVIYGTLKVLTSTEKGDDVNVTTIATGDHFGELPFLDPGKRSASVEAMERSELLRIPYDHLNDIFAKDAKASLKFYQSISHFLAKRLRMLTHDLTYARELRKRFTI from the coding sequence ATGCAACATACAAAAGAAGAAATTTTAAAACAGATTTATCTATTTTCCAATTTTACGGAAGACGAATTGAGTTCGATCGCCGAGAAGACGGAATACAAAGTTTACGAACAAGGCGACGCCATCTTTCACGAAGGCAACGAAGCCAAGGCGTTTTTTGTGGTCATCTACGGAACGTTAAAGGTTCTTACCTCTACCGAAAAGGGAGACGACGTAAACGTAACTACGATCGCAACCGGAGATCATTTCGGCGAACTTCCTTTTTTGGATCCCGGAAAACGTTCAGCTTCCGTTGAGGCGATGGAACGATCCGAACTTTTAAGAATTCCTTACGATCATCTGAACGATATCTTTGCAAAAGACGCAAAGGCTTCGTTGAAATTCTATCAATCGATTTCTCATTTTTTGGCAAAACGATTGAGAATGCTTACTCACGATTTGACTTACGCGAGAGAACTTAGAAAAAGATTTACGATCTGA
- a CDS encoding LIC11435 family protein, with protein MWNKIYKIILLFLCIFYSFSVFGEEDAQYLEWKSVPEANAYLIEIKDPSGRITREKTKSTKFEVNLPPGIYEHRIGVLNKFGRVSVFSEWSTFEVILSRAPILDADSSVKLLREKLGPHLNIKGENFTEAMNVTLLLPSGETIKPEFEFINSKEIKVRIENLNLKDGSYTLSLENPRNKKTAKKGFLVIADTEQQLAEMVKQNEKEAQVASANLIHWGPALKSAVLPGWGQSSQEKKYKSWIFPILMAGALAYSAQQYSEYNSSLATLDQSKNLNQSLLFLDNPTFIPFATYNYLQVQSDYGNAVSHYNSFNVSLGIVALLYLLNVSDAAFVGPSSSKTGYFESDKWIVPFFKTGTADSRNGIKPSNDFFPTSFELGMKIFF; from the coding sequence ATGTGGAATAAAATTTACAAAATCATTCTTCTCTTTCTTTGTATCTTTTATTCCTTTTCCGTCTTTGGAGAAGAAGATGCTCAGTATTTAGAATGGAAGTCCGTTCCGGAAGCGAACGCGTATCTGATTGAAATCAAGGATCCGAGCGGAAGGATCACTCGCGAAAAAACGAAGTCCACCAAATTCGAAGTCAATCTTCCACCGGGAATCTACGAACACAGGATCGGGGTTCTCAATAAATTTGGGCGTGTTTCCGTTTTTTCCGAATGGAGCACCTTCGAAGTCATTCTCTCCCGCGCTCCGATTTTGGACGCGGATTCTTCCGTCAAATTGCTCCGGGAAAAACTGGGACCTCATCTCAATATCAAAGGTGAAAATTTTACCGAAGCGATGAACGTTACTCTCCTTCTCCCCAGCGGAGAAACGATCAAACCCGAATTTGAATTTATCAACTCAAAAGAAATTAAGGTTCGGATCGAAAATCTGAATCTGAAAGACGGAAGTTATACTCTCTCCTTGGAAAATCCTAGAAACAAAAAGACCGCGAAAAAAGGATTTCTGGTCATTGCCGATACGGAGCAGCAGCTCGCGGAAATGGTAAAACAAAATGAAAAAGAAGCCCAGGTCGCCTCTGCAAATCTGATTCATTGGGGCCCGGCTCTGAAATCTGCAGTTCTTCCGGGATGGGGTCAGTCCTCTCAGGAAAAGAAATACAAAAGTTGGATCTTTCCGATTCTAATGGCGGGGGCGCTCGCATATTCGGCACAACAGTACAGCGAATACAATTCGAGTCTGGCGACTTTGGATCAGAGTAAGAATCTAAACCAATCCCTTTTGTTTTTGGACAATCCAACCTTTATCCCGTTTGCAACCTATAATTACCTCCAAGTCCAGTCGGATTACGGAAATGCGGTTTCCCATTACAATTCATTTAACGTTTCCTTGGGGATCGTCGCCCTCCTCTACTTACTAAATGTGTCAGATGCGGCATTTGTGGGTCCATCGTCCTCAAAAACGGGTTATTTCGAATCGGACAAGTGGATCGTTCCTTTCTTTAAAACGGGAACAGCGGATTCCAGAAACGGAATCAAGCCATCCAATGATTTTTTTCCTACATCTTTCGAATTAGGGATGAAAATATTCTTCTGA